Part of the Roseomonas sp. OT10 genome, CCCGGCGCCACCAGCCCGTCCACCAGCGCCTCGTCCTCCGCCGTGAAGCGGTAGTCCAGCGCGCCCAGGTAGTCCTCCCACTGCGCCTCCGTGCGCGGCCCGGCGATGGGGGCGGTGACGAAGGCGTTGTGCATCACCCAGGCGGTGGCGAACTGCCCCGGGGTGATGCCGCGCGCCCCGGCGTGGCGGGCCAGCGTCTGGGCGATCTCCAGGCTCTCCGGCCGCCACTCCGTCTCCAGCGCGCGCCTGTCGCCACGGCCGACGCGGCTGCCCGCTTCCGGCTCCGCGCCGGGGCGGTACTTGCCCGTCAGCACCCCGCGCGCCAGCGGGCTGTAGGGCACGACGCCCAGGCCGAAATAGCCGCAGGCCGGCAGGTGCTCGACCTCCGGCATGCGGTTCAGCGCATTGTAGTAGGGCTGGCTCACCACCGGCCGGTCGATGCCCGCCTCGTCGCAGAGGCGGCAGATCTCGGCGATCCGCCAGGCGCGGTGGTTGGAGACGCCGAAGTGCCGGATCTTCCCGGCGCGGACCAGGTCGGCCATGGCGTGCACCGTCTCGGCCAGCGGCGTGCCGTGGTCCTCCTTGTGCCAGTAGAGGATGTCGATGGTCTCGACGCCCAGCCGCCGCAGGCT contains:
- a CDS encoding aldo/keto reductase — its product is MDYRRLGRSGLQVSPLCLGTMMFGGPTDEATAARIVARGRERGINFIDTADVYTEGRSEEITGRAIRAERGHWVLATKLANPTGPGPNERGLSRRHVQRAAEASLRRLGVETIDILYWHKEDHGTPLAETVHAMADLVRAGKIRHFGVSNHRAWRIAEICRLCDEAGIDRPVVSQPYYNALNRMPEVEHLPACGYFGLGVVPYSPLARGVLTGKYRPGAEPEAGSRVGRGDRRALETEWRPESLEIAQTLARHAGARGITPGQFATAWVMHNAFVTAPIAGPRTEAQWEDYLGALDYRFTAEDEALVDGLVAPGHPSTPGYNDPAYPLEGRVPRGG